The following nucleotide sequence is from Acetobacteroides hydrogenigenes.
ACTAGTTGTAGGATACGATCATCATATAGGGAAAAATGGCTCTGGAGATTTTGAAACCATGCTAAGGTTAGGCAATCGGTATGGGGTATTAGTCGAAAAAATTGAAGCACAAACACACGAAGATATCAGTATCAGTTCAACAAAAATCAGAAATCTTCTATCGCTTGGCGACGTCAACAAAGCCCACAAATACCTTGGTTACAACTACTTTTTATCTGGAATAGTCGAAAAAGGTTTTCAGTTAGGGCGAAAGATTGGCTTTCCAACAGCTAACATTAAGGTTCTCGAAAAGCATAAGTTAATCCCTGCCGATGGTGTTTACGCTGTAAAAGTACTAATAAACGGACTGATTCTTAACGGAATGCTTAACATAGGATACCGCCCAACCATCAGTAAAGATCAACACAAAACAATAGAAGTAAATATTTTCGACTTTAGCAGTTCTATTTACGGTAGCACCATTACCCTTCAGTTCGTAAGTAGAATTCGTAATGAAATGAAATTTAGCGGGATTAACGAACTCAAGCAGCAACTAGAACAAGACAGACTAAAAGCAAAGCAAATCCTACTATCCAATAGCATTTAAAGTGTATTAAATAATTAGCACAACATTTTTTTCCTACGCTACTTTGCGCCGCCAAAAATATAGGATCAAGAATGAAGTATAAAGCTGTCGTTTTCGACATGGATGGTGTGCTAATTGATAGTGAACCTCTGCATAAGCAAATAGAGCAAGAAATGCTCAAAGAACTAGGCGTAAATCTTCCACATGAAGAGCATATCAAGTTTGCAGGCGTTGGCAAAGAAATGTGGACCATACTCAAAGAACAATACGGATATAATAGGGACATAAGCGAAGAAGAGTTGCACGTTGAAAAACGAAAACGCTACTTAGGACAGCTAACATCAAGACCTATTAAACCTATCGAAGGTGTTGTAGAGTTGGTTAAGATTGCAAAAAAAGCAGGTTTAAAGCTCGCTGTAGCCTCGTCATCATCTACAGAAAACATCAACATAGTAACCAAGGCTATAGGCATCTTCACGGATATGGACATTATTGTTAGTGGCGACGATATGCCACGAACAAAGCCCTATCCCGACATCTTCATAAAAACAGCCGAACTACTAAAACTACATACAAACGAATGCCTTGTAATTGAGGACTCATCTAATGGAGTAAAAGCAGCAAAAATGGCTGGCATGTACTGTGTTGCTTTTCGCAACCCCAATTCGGGAAACCAAAACCTAAGTCTAGCGGATAAAATCGTCAATAACATACAAGAGATTCCAGAATTGCTTGCTTAGCACAAAAAAAGAATAAAAAAAACAACACTTCTTCCTTTCAATTTGTTACTTGTTAAGTAATTATAATTGGAAGAAAAATGAAGAAGCCACTTTTACTCCTTGTTGCTGCAGCAATCTATGCTTCAGGGTGCATGAAATCGTACAATCAGCCTAAAGTTGATCTACTTATGGCTTATCCTTTCCCAAGCCACCACAACAATGTGGAGGCGTACTATAACGCGGATAAGTTTCCTGATCCCCGAACCTACATCAAAGTTGGCATCTTTCAGCAAACGACCAACTCTGCCAACATTGACAAGCAAATCCCTATCCTAAAACGCATAGCACAGCAATACGGAGCTGATGGGATACTTATTCTAGGCATCAACGAAGATGGTACAAAAGTTGCCTCCAAATACAATCTTGGCGATGAAGTTATCAACATCTTAAACCATCGAAAAGTAACAGACTACTACAGCAACCTAAAGAATACCGAAATTACTTTTCTTGCGATAAAGTTCAGAAAGAATCTTAACAATGTTGACCAAATAGTAAAGAATATGCTGATGTATAAGTACGACACTAAAAGCAAAAACTACAAACTGGTTGACATCTACAGATTCTCGTTCGACAACCAAATCGTATCTGGCAATCAAAAGAACCCAGACTTTCAAGATCTAAAATCATACTCAAGTTTCTTCCTAACCTACGACAAGTCCCCTAATTGGAAAGAAAGCACACGTAGCAAAAACCTCATTGTGCGCGAGTACAACGACCTTAACAGTCCTCGAATGATAAGCAGCACGTCGCTAAACAACGATGGAAGCATTGAAAAAATTATAAAACTATATCCACGAACACAAAAAAAAGAAACCATAACCTACACCTATCAAGAAAACAAACCTGTAGGCAGAATCATTATTACCAAGGATAACTCGATAATAGAGGAGCAGTACAACTTAAACAAGCAAAATAAAATAGAAGAAGTCACGATATACGATCGTAAAGAAAAAGTAAAAACGCCAAGGTACAAGCTCACCTTTAACTATTATAGCACAAACGACCTAGATTCCATCCTCGTTAAAAGCAAGCCAAACTAAAAATGCGAAGGAGGGGGTATAATGCCCCCTCCTTCGCATTCCTTCACTAAAGGTTTTCTTTATTTTATTTTACTTTTCTTCGTTTTTCCTACGTTGGATTTCATCACGAATATGAGACGCTCTCTCATAATCTTCTAGTTCTATGGCCTCCTTTAGCATACTATTCAAAGATTCAAGATTCAGAGCCTCAAATTCGGTCTCATCATAACTTGAATGTTCTTCAAAAAAGGCACCTCCATCTTCAGAAGATTCTTCAGACTCCACATCCTCTTCCTCAATATATACTCCAGCTCTATCAACAATATCAGATGTCGTAAATATTGGGCATTTAAAGCGAAGAGCAAGAGCAATAGCATCACTTGTTCTAGAGTCTATAACAACCTCCCTTTCGCCATTAAAGCAAACCAGCTGCGAGTAAAACACACCATCTTCAAGACGGTATATGTTTACCTCAAGAAGTTCTATGTTGAATGATTTTGAAAAGGATAGAAACAAATCATGGGTAAGCGGACGTGGTGGTGTTAGACCTTCCAAATGAATTGCAATAGACTGCGCCTCGAATCCTCCAATAATAATAGGAATGCGCCTCTGACCGCCTTCCTCCGAAAGCACCAAAGCATAAGCGCCTGATTGCGTTTGACTATAGGATATGCCGAGTACATTTAGCCTTACCTTCTGCATCCTTTGCTAGATAAACGGGTGGTCATAAATTTAAAAGCCTAAGTTATATATTTTGTCCATAGTTTTAGCGCCCCATCCTCTTTTTTGCAAAAAAAGATTTTCCAAGAAAACTTGCCGTATTTATTCACGATTCGTTGTGTATATAAACTGATTTTCCTAAATTTGCCGTTCGAATCGAATTGTACAAATTAAACAGAACCGATGTACGCAATCGTAGAAATCGCAGGACAGCAGTTCAAAGTACAAAAAGATCAGAAGCTTTATGTAAACCGTCTAAAGGGTGACGAAGGAACCCAAGTTAGCTTCGATCGTGTACTGCTAGTCGACAATGACGGACAGGTTAAGATTGGTGCACCTGCAGTAGAAGGCGCCAAAGTAAACGCTAAAATTCTCTCTCACCTTAAGGGCGATAAGGTTATCGTATTTAAGAAAAAGAGAAGAAAAGGTTACAAAAAATGCAACGGCCACCGTTCATACCTTTCTCAGATTTTAGTAGAAGACATTATTGCGTAATTTTTAAAGAAGTAGAACAATGGCTCACAAAAAAGGTGTCGGTAGTTCCAAGAACGGTAGAGAATCGGAAAGTAAACGACTAGGTCTTAAACTTTTCGGAGGTCAAACTGCAAAGGCTGGAAACATCATCGTGCGTCAAAGAGGCACCAAGCACAACCCAGGCCTTAACGTAGGTATGGGTAAGGATCACACCCTATTTGCGCTTGTTGATGGTGTTGTTTCTTTCAGAAAGAAGAACAACAAGTCTTTTGTAAACGTAGAGCCTATTTCAGCCGAGTAGGTAAAATTTACGTCAATAACGTATTACGATCTCCTGTCTTTTTTGCAACTTTGCTGTTGCGAGACAGGAGATTTTAATTTATACAAAATACATCTCACATGCTAACCCTCAAGCAAATTAGAGAAGATAAGGATCTAGCCATTAAACGCCTTGCCGTTAAAGGCTTTGATTCTTCTGCAATTATCGATGAGATTATTGCACTGGACGATGAACGCAAGGCCATTCAGGCAAAGGTTGATGCCGACCTTGCTGAGATGAACAACATATCGCGCCAAATTGGGGTAATGTTCAGTCAAGGTAAACAGCTAGAAGCCAACACCCTTAAACAGAAAACCCTTGACATGAAAGAGGCTACCAAAGTTTTGCAGGTAAGGCTATCGGAAGTAGAGCAACTACTAGAACAGAAGATTGTGCTATTACCCAACTTCCCTAGCGAACTGGTACCCGAAGGCAAATCGGCATCAGACAATGTTGTAGTACGCCAAAGCGACAACATCCCTAATCTAGATAAGGCTACGGCACTACCTCACTGGGAACTTGCAAAAAAATACGACATCATCGATTTTGAACTCGGTGTTAAGCTAACTGGAGCAGGATTCCCTGTATACAAAGGTCAAGGAGCAAGACTACAAAGAGCGCTAATATCCTTCTTCCTTGACGAGAATACCTCAGCAGGATACACCGAAGTAATGCCTCCGCTTATGGTAAATGAAGCATCAGGCTTTGGGACGGGTCAACTTCCCGACAAAGAAGGGCAAATGTACCACGCCACTGTTGACAACTTCTACCTCATCCCAACCGCAGAGGTTCCTGTAACGAATATTTTTCGCGACGTAATCCTAAACAGCAAGGAGCTGCCTATAAAGATGACGGCTTACACACCCTGCTTCCGTCGCGAAGCAGGATCTTACGGCAAAGACGTCCGAGGACTTAACCGTCTTCACCAATTCGACAAGGTTGAGATCGTTCAGATTGCCCACCCCAACGAGTCGTACAAAACACTCGACGGAATGGTTGCCCACGTGGAAAACATTGTAAAGAAACTAGGCCTACCTTACCGCATTCTTAGGCTTTGCGGTGGAGACATGAGCTTTACCTCCGCCCTAACCTACGACTTCGAGGTTTACTCTGCAGCACAAGAGCGTTGGCTAGAAGTTTCATCCGTTTCAAACTTCGAAGGGTTTCAAGCCAATCGTCTTAAGCTTCGCTTTAAGGAGGATGGAGAAAAGAAGACACAGCTTGCGCACACTCTCAATGGCAGTTCGCTAGCCTTACCCCGTATTGTTGCGGCGCTACTCGAGAACAACCAAACTGAAAAAGGAATTCATATCCCTGAAGTGCTTCAACCATATACTGGATTTGAGTACATTTGCTAATAAGCATTTTATTTGCTAAATATGTGGGCACATCAAAAAAGTTGATGTGCCCTTTTTATCGACACATAACAACCACCAAACATGCCAGGATTCATCATTAACACAACCTTTAGCGTCGACAAATCTGTCAATCAGCCGTGGCTCGAATGGATTCAGAAAGATTTTATCCCTTTTGTACAGAACTCTGGAATCTGCAAAAGCCATCTACTTAGTAGGGTAATGCTCCAAGGTGGAGAAGAAGATTACACCTATTCCCTCCAAGTTAGAATAAGCGATCCTCAACAAAGCCTTCTATACGACTCACTCTGCCATACTGCACTCGAAAAGCAACTCCCTGAAATGTTCCCTAACACAGTCTACTACTTTAAAACTGTTTTAAAAATCATCGAGTAGTTTCGAATGCACAACCACAGCAAGAGCTATCTTTTTGCGGTGCTCACCATTTTGTTTTGGAGCACCGTAGCCTCTGCCTTTAAAATAGCACTAAAGCAAGCAACAATACCTCAAGTTTTGTTTATTGCTTCAGCAACCTCGTTCATTATCCTTGGATTAATACTCCCATTCCTCGGATTTAAAAAAGTGCTAAAACAATCTCGTCAGGATTTACTACGATCAGCAGTTCTAGGATTCCTCAACCCGTTCGCCTACTACATCATTCTATTTAAGGCCTACTCCCTGCTTCCTGCTCAAGTAGCACAGCCTCTTAACCAGATATGGCCTTTAACTTTAGCCTTTCTCGCCGTTCCTATCCTCAACCAAAAACTTCCAAAGTCGACTCTCACCAGCCTAATTGTATGCTTTACTGGAGTCGTAATCATAGCTTCACAGGGAGAAGTTCGCATATTCAACCAGTCTAACCCATGGGGAGTAGCACTAGCGTTATCGAGTTCTATTGTTTGGTCGCTCTACTGGCTAGTTAACGTAAAAGATAACCGACACTTTGCCGTTAAGCTTTTCACCAATTTTGGGTTCTCGACAGCATATTTGCTAATACTATCTTCCTTTCAAAAAGACTTTTACACCTTCAGCATCGAGGGCATATTCAGCAGCATCTACATAGGTGTTTTTGAAATGGGAATTAGCTTTTTATTCTGGATGAAAGCCCTAGAGTTAGCCAAATCTGCAGCAAAAATTGGCTTAATGGTTTACCTCGTGCCGTTTATTTCTCTTATTTTCATACACCTCATTGTAGGAGAACAAATAAGAACAACAACACTAGTAGGATTAAGCATTGTCGTTTTAGGGTTGCTATACCAGCAAAAGGACCAACTATTAAAAAAGGAGTAAATCTTGGTGAATAAGGAAGAAAAAATAATACTCGGGATTGACCCTGGAACAAATCTGATGGGTTACGGAGTCATTTCGGTAAAAGGCCAAAATGTACGGTTGGTATGCATGGGCATAATCGATCTGAAAAAGTTGGGCGATCACTACATAAAGCTGGCAAAAATATTTGAAAAGGTAACCGCAATAATAGACCAGTACCATCCAGATGAGCTTGCCATTGAGGCTCCCTTTTTCGGCAAGAATGTTCAATCTATGCTTAAGCTGGGAAGAGCGCAAGGGGTTGCGATGGCGGCTTGCCTTGCTCGTCAAATTCCTATTTTTGAGTATTCGCCCCGAAAAGTTAAGATGGCCATTACAGGGCAAGGTGCATCGTCGAAGGAGCAGGTTGCTGCAATGCTAAAAAACATCCTCAAAGAAAAGGAGCTACCACAATCGACGTTCGACGCAACCGACGCCCTTGGAATTGCCGTATGCCACTTTTTCCAATCGAACAAACCCGATAGCGAAAAATCATTCAACAGCTGGGCCGATTTCATCAGCAAAAATCCAGCACGATTGAAAAAGTAAGCAGAAGAAACTCCCGTATAGCACATCTAGGGCACCCTAAAGAGATAAAAACAGCTACAGGTTTGTATTTATAGCATAATACGCTACTTTTGCTGACAAACTACAAATTTACTCGTATGAAATTTAGCGCTTTATGTAACAAGTTATTCGACCAGTGCGTTGAAAACTACCACATTGCAGACCATGTTGATAGCGTTTTTGAAAACCCGTATGAGCCTCAGACTATCGAAAACATCCTATACCTAAAGAATAGAATTGATGCGGTGCAGTGGCACTTGGAGGATATTATCCGTGATCCTAACATTGATCCCGTAGAAGCCCTTGCCTTAAAACGCAGAATTGACAAGTCGAACCAGGATCGTACCGATTTGGTTGAAATGATCGACAGCTATTTCCTTGAGAAGTACGCCCACATCAAACCGCTCCAAGATGCAGTAATCAATACAGAAAGCCCTGCTTGGGCCATCGACCGCCTATCGATTCTTGCACTTAAGATTTACCACATGCAGCAAGAGGTAAACCGTACCGATACCGATGCGGCACACCTAGAGCAATGCTCCAATAAGCTGAGAATACTACTCGAGCAAAGAGTAGACCTCTCAACCGCTATCGACCAGCTTATTGACGATATCGAAGCAGGCCGACGCTACATGAAGGTTTACAAGCAAATGAAGATGTACAACGACCCTTCGCTTAACCCAGTTCTTTACGGAAAGAAGTAGCCGCCAACCCTTAAAATAAGCCAAAGCCCTTTTTACAAAAGGGCTTTTTGCTTCCCAAATACCCCATAGCCTCCAGTGCAAGCACGTTAGGCGTAAAAAAACATCGCCTAACAACCAATTTAGTTTTAGTAAAACCGAGGCATTTAGTACCTTTGCTCTACCGAATACACTGCCTGCATATATGAATAGTAAACCTGCAAAAATCCTTGTAATCCGCCTATCGGCACTTGGCGATGTTGCAATGACAATACCTGTTATTCACTCTCTTGTAAAGCAGCACCCCAATGTCGAGGTTACCGTTATCTCAAAACCTTGGGTTAGGCCCCTCTTCGAGACGCTTGACGTCAGGTTCGTAGGCGCCGACATTCGTAAAGGTAGAAAAGGAGTCGCAGATTTCTTCCGCTTCTTTTTCATGCTGCGCAGAATGGAGAATTGGGATATCGTTGTCGACCTACACGATGTTATCTTCTCGAAGCTGCTCCGAAAGCTATTCCGCCTATGCGGAACCCCGGTTGTTACGATCGACAAGGGGCGTCAAGATAAGAAGGAGCTGGTTATGTACCCTAACAAGAAGTTCAGGCAGCTACCAACCACGTTTGAGCGCTACTCGGACACGCTAAAGCGGGCAAACCTTCCGGTAAAGGTTGAGTTCGACACCATTTTCCCAACAAGCATCCCCCTCACTAAGGATATTGCAGACATACTCGGCAACAAGGAAGCCAAATGGATTGGAATTGCCCCATTTGCCCAGCACAAGGGGAAGGTTTACCCTCCCGAAAAAATGGAACAGGTTGTTCAGTACTTCAGCCAACGAAATGACGTTAAGGTCATCCTCTTTGGAGGAGGAAAGGCCGAAGTTGCCGCTCTAAAAGAATGGGAAGATAAGTATGAGAATGCCGTCTCGGTAGCTGGCAAAATTAAGCTTGGCCAAGAGCTATTGGTCATGGACAAGCTAGACGTAATGGTATCCATGGACTCGGCCAACATGCACCTAGCTTCGCTTACCGCAACCCCCGTTGTTTCGATATGGGGAGCAACGCACCCCTATGCAGGCTTCTACGGATGGAAGCAACCGATAAAAAACATCATTCAGCTCGACCTTGACTGTCGTCCCTGCTCGGTATACGGCAATAAGGAGTGCATGTGGGGCGACTACCGCTGCATGAACAGCATAACCCCCGAAAGTATAATCAAGAAGATCGAAGAGGTAATTGGCTGATGCAACTGGAGCCCCATCGATCCACAACGCCTTCCCCTTTTTGATGGCTAACAACGAAACCTCCGAGCAGCAAAAAGGCCTACAAGTTAGGATGCAAACCGTTTTGGCATACCCCTAAAGAGGTATGCCCATCCAAATTCTTGATAGTACAACCGCGATCCGAGCATAGGTATAGCCCTCTTCTATTTCGAGTTCACCCACCCCAACACCTCTCCTACCGTTGCGCTTTTGCCTGAAGCAAACGCCAAATTGGCGCTGACAAGATCGGTAAAGGTGTACGCATTTGGTGCTTTCGTGCACCATTTTGGTGCATAAGCGAACGGGTTTGGTGTATAAGTGATTGCCCTTGGTGCTTCAACGAACGCATTTGGTGTATATATGTTCACACTAGGAGGTTAAGCGAACGCCTTTGGTGTACAGCTCAACGTCGAAGGAGGCTTTCCTTAAACGAATTCGATATAAGCTAAAGGCTAAGCCGAATAAGCGACGGCTAAAGGGCATAGCATCGAGGCTCTAAGGCTCTACGGCGAAGCCTATCTTCAATTCCACCAAGCAACGCCGATTAGGCAGCTAAAGCCTTGTGGAAGAAATCCCGTTAACGGAAAAGAAGAGGGAGGCTTGCTAAATCGACGGATGCGGATAGCGTATTTTGCAGGGGGAACTCAATAAAAAAGAGGGCTTATAGCCCTCTTTTACTTAATACTTTCAGCAATTGATTTGGCAATCTCCTGAAATTCTTCGGGAGAAAGCTTCAGCTTCTCTCTTCGAAAATCGAGATCGGACTCCTTGTTAAGCGGTACTAGGTGTATATGCGCATGAGGAACCTCCATTCCTAAAACCGCCACACCTACCCGTTTGCAAGGAATTGCAGCTTCAATACCTTTCGCCACCTTTTGAGCAAAAATGGCCATCCCCGCTAAAACCTGGGGATCTAGGTCGAAAAGATAGTCAACCTCCACCTTAGGCACTACCAGCGTATGCCCCTTAGCCATTGGCGAGATATCAAGGAACGCATAGTAACGATCATCCTCGGCAACCTTGTAGCAAGGAATCTCGCCATTGATAATTCTAGTAAAAATTGATGCCATCTTCTTAGAGCTTTATCGTGAAATTTCTAGAACTTCGAAGCTAACCAAACCCGCAGGGATTTGCACCTCAACCAAATCGCCCACCTTTTTTCCTAGCAGCGCTTTGGCGATGGGAGTTCCCGTAGAAATTTTACCCTCCTTTATATTTGCCTCGTTTTCCGATACCAAGGTGTACTGCATCGTAGCGTTGGTCTTCACATTTTTAATCTTGACCTTATTCAGTATTTGTACGGTGCTGGTATCTATTTTTGATTCGTCGATAATACGGCCGTTGGCAACGGTATCCTCAAGCTTTGCAATACGCATCTCGAGCAAGCCTTGAGCCTCTTTAGCGGCATCATATTCGGCATTTTCAGAAAGGTCACCTTTATCTCGAGCCTCTGCTATCTGGCGGGCTATGGCAGGGCGCTCTACATTCTTTAGGTGCTCAAGCTCTGTTTTTAGCTTGTTGTAACCTTCTTCTGTAAGATATATCACTTTAGACATAGCTCTTGTTTTAAGGTTTAAATAAAAAAGAAAGAATTCCAGCAAGCTGGAACTCTTTCGTACCACAAATATATACATATTTTAATTCTTCCGCCATTCTTTAACAATCTAAATTGACGACATGCTTACCATCAAGCTCAACATCATAGGAATACCATCAAGGTTAATCCTTCTAAGAAAACGAATACGCTGCAGAAATATCCATGCAAAGCAGAAATGTTGATGTTTAATCGCTATAATTGCGCTCAAAGAAATTCGGATGAAAACAAGATCGGCAATAATCGCAATCGCTGTACTTTCCTTTTTGGGATGCGCCAAAGAAGAGAAGCCAGTACTCCCCCAAACGATGGTTAATTTAGCAATTTCGCTTACCGACCCAAGCTACATACTGCTACAGAATCCTTTAACCGCAGCAAAGGTAAGCTACTTTAACGCACTGCCCGTTGGCTATCTTGGCAATGGCGTGATCATCGTC
It contains:
- the ribF gene encoding riboflavin biosynthesis protein RibF, with product MKIYRPFEKEVPTEGVATLGFFDGVHIGHQTILQKVKEEAKTLNVEPLVLTLWPHPRIVLGKNADQLLLINTLDEKTSLIAHNGLEHFVVIPFTFQLAELSAEDFFKSYFVEWLKIKKLVVGYDHHIGKNGSGDFETMLRLGNRYGVLVEKIEAQTHEDISISSTKIRNLLSLGDVNKAHKYLGYNYFLSGIVEKGFQLGRKIGFPTANIKVLEKHKLIPADGVYAVKVLINGLILNGMLNIGYRPTISKDQHKTIEVNIFDFSSSIYGSTITLQFVSRIRNEMKFSGINELKQQLEQDRLKAKQILLSNSI
- a CDS encoding HAD family hydrolase, with protein sequence MKYKAVVFDMDGVLIDSEPLHKQIEQEMLKELGVNLPHEEHIKFAGVGKEMWTILKEQYGYNRDISEEELHVEKRKRYLGQLTSRPIKPIEGVVELVKIAKKAGLKLAVASSSSTENINIVTKAIGIFTDMDIIVSGDDMPRTKPYPDIFIKTAELLKLHTNECLVIEDSSNGVKAAKMAGMYCVAFRNPNSGNQNLSLADKIVNNIQEIPELLA
- a CDS encoding bifunctional nuclease family protein yields the protein MQKVRLNVLGISYSQTQSGAYALVLSEEGGQRRIPIIIGGFEAQSIAIHLEGLTPPRPLTHDLFLSFSKSFNIELLEVNIYRLEDGVFYSQLVCFNGEREVVIDSRTSDAIALALRFKCPIFTTSDIVDRAGVYIEEEDVESEESSEDGGAFFEEHSSYDETEFEALNLESLNSMLKEAIELEDYERASHIRDEIQRRKNEEK
- the rplU gene encoding 50S ribosomal protein L21, translating into MYAIVEIAGQQFKVQKDQKLYVNRLKGDEGTQVSFDRVLLVDNDGQVKIGAPAVEGAKVNAKILSHLKGDKVIVFKKKRRKGYKKCNGHRSYLSQILVEDIIA
- the rpmA gene encoding 50S ribosomal protein L27; this encodes MAHKKGVGSSKNGRESESKRLGLKLFGGQTAKAGNIIVRQRGTKHNPGLNVGMGKDHTLFALVDGVVSFRKKNNKSFVNVEPISAE
- the serS gene encoding serine--tRNA ligase; the encoded protein is MLTLKQIREDKDLAIKRLAVKGFDSSAIIDEIIALDDERKAIQAKVDADLAEMNNISRQIGVMFSQGKQLEANTLKQKTLDMKEATKVLQVRLSEVEQLLEQKIVLLPNFPSELVPEGKSASDNVVVRQSDNIPNLDKATALPHWELAKKYDIIDFELGVKLTGAGFPVYKGQGARLQRALISFFLDENTSAGYTEVMPPLMVNEASGFGTGQLPDKEGQMYHATVDNFYLIPTAEVPVTNIFRDVILNSKELPIKMTAYTPCFRREAGSYGKDVRGLNRLHQFDKVEIVQIAHPNESYKTLDGMVAHVENIVKKLGLPYRILRLCGGDMSFTSALTYDFEVYSAAQERWLEVSSVSNFEGFQANRLKLRFKEDGEKKTQLAHTLNGSSLALPRIVAALLENNQTEKGIHIPEVLQPYTGFEYIC
- a CDS encoding DUF4286 family protein is translated as MPGFIINTTFSVDKSVNQPWLEWIQKDFIPFVQNSGICKSHLLSRVMLQGGEEDYTYSLQVRISDPQQSLLYDSLCHTALEKQLPEMFPNTVYYFKTVLKIIE
- a CDS encoding DMT family transporter, with translation MHNHSKSYLFAVLTILFWSTVASAFKIALKQATIPQVLFIASATSFIILGLILPFLGFKKVLKQSRQDLLRSAVLGFLNPFAYYIILFKAYSLLPAQVAQPLNQIWPLTLAFLAVPILNQKLPKSTLTSLIVCFTGVVIIASQGEVRIFNQSNPWGVALALSSSIVWSLYWLVNVKDNRHFAVKLFTNFGFSTAYLLILSSFQKDFYTFSIEGIFSSIYIGVFEMGISFLFWMKALELAKSAAKIGLMVYLVPFISLIFIHLIVGEQIRTTTLVGLSIVVLGLLYQQKDQLLKKE
- the ruvC gene encoding crossover junction endodeoxyribonuclease RuvC, producing the protein MLVNKEEKIILGIDPGTNLMGYGVISVKGQNVRLVCMGIIDLKKLGDHYIKLAKIFEKVTAIIDQYHPDELAIEAPFFGKNVQSMLKLGRAQGVAMAACLARQIPIFEYSPRKVKMAITGQGASSKEQVAAMLKNILKEKELPQSTFDATDALGIAVCHFFQSNKPDSEKSFNSWADFISKNPARLKK
- a CDS encoding DUF4254 domain-containing protein — protein: MKFSALCNKLFDQCVENYHIADHVDSVFENPYEPQTIENILYLKNRIDAVQWHLEDIIRDPNIDPVEALALKRRIDKSNQDRTDLVEMIDSYFLEKYAHIKPLQDAVINTESPAWAIDRLSILALKIYHMQQEVNRTDTDAAHLEQCSNKLRILLEQRVDLSTAIDQLIDDIEAGRRYMKVYKQMKMYNDPSLNPVLYGKK
- a CDS encoding glycosyltransferase family 9 protein; the encoded protein is MNSKPAKILVIRLSALGDVAMTIPVIHSLVKQHPNVEVTVISKPWVRPLFETLDVRFVGADIRKGRKGVADFFRFFFMLRRMENWDIVVDLHDVIFSKLLRKLFRLCGTPVVTIDKGRQDKKELVMYPNKKFRQLPTTFERYSDTLKRANLPVKVEFDTIFPTSIPLTKDIADILGNKEAKWIGIAPFAQHKGKVYPPEKMEQVVQYFSQRNDVKVILFGGGKAEVAALKEWEDKYENAVSVAGKIKLGQELLVMDKLDVMVSMDSANMHLASLTATPVVSIWGATHPYAGFYGWKQPIKNIIQLDLDCRPCSVYGNKECMWGDYRCMNSITPESIIKKIEEVIG
- a CDS encoding HIT family protein, translating into MASIFTRIINGEIPCYKVAEDDRYYAFLDISPMAKGHTLVVPKVEVDYLFDLDPQVLAGMAIFAQKVAKGIEAAIPCKRVGVAVLGMEVPHAHIHLVPLNKESDLDFRREKLKLSPEEFQEIAKSIAESIK
- the greA gene encoding transcription elongation factor GreA, with translation MSKVIYLTEEGYNKLKTELEHLKNVERPAIARQIAEARDKGDLSENAEYDAAKEAQGLLEMRIAKLEDTVANGRIIDESKIDTSTVQILNKVKIKNVKTNATMQYTLVSENEANIKEGKISTGTPIAKALLGKKVGDLVEVQIPAGLVSFEVLEISR
- a CDS encoding Rieske (2Fe-2S) protein — its product is MKTRSAIIAIAVLSFLGCAKEEKPVLPQTMVNLAISLTDPSYILLQNPLTAAKVSYFNALPVGYLGNGVIIVNTGTGYNAFDATCTNQDRKSITIVDQFFGECPVCKTRYNLLNGYAEGKGNLHLQRYNVTPNGNTLYVHN